The Ciconia boyciana chromosome 2, ASM3463844v1, whole genome shotgun sequence genome has a segment encoding these proteins:
- the ODF1 gene encoding outer dense fiber protein 1, protein MPQAPQHVPLPRAPLVRGVTMPLHDRLLEGAERDLRQVEREMQRQMRLLDLHLRQLCEELPVSCPCSPALCPCCLRQPDLRPWERRALTARLDVEQELGSVQRRLNRMLNSSHDHKLLALMDVEGFDPKEVTVTVKDGKVKVLAEHEEEHTTARGKEYNYKNFTKEISLPPGVSEDEVTYSLGPNSVVKIEMARRCHPCPLSR, encoded by the exons ATGCCCCAAGCCCCCCAGCATGTCCCCCTGCCACGGGCTCCCCTGGTCCGAGG TGTGACGATGCCATTGCACGATCGCCTTTTGGAAGGCGCCGAGCGGGATTTGAGGCAGGTGGAGAGAGAGATGCAGAGGCAGATGAGGCTGCTGGACCTGCACCTGCGGCAGCTCTGCGAGGAGCTGCCCGTGTCCTGCCCgtgcagcccagccctgtgcccctGCTGCCTGCGCCAGCCCGACCTCCGCCCCTGGGAGAGAAGGGCCCTCACCGCAAGGCTGGATGTGGAGCAAGAACTGGGCAG TGTGCAAAGAAGACTTAACAGGATGTTGAACTCTTCCCATGATCACAAGCTTTTGGCTTTGATGGATGTGGAGGGTTTTGACCCCAAGGAAGTCACAGTAACGGTGAAAGACGGGAAGGTGAAGGTGTTAGCGGAGCACGAGGAGGAGCACACCACCGCAAGAGGGAAGGAGTATAACTACAAAAACTTCACAAAGGAAATCAGCCTGCCACCGGGGGTGAGCGAGGACGAGGTGACCTACTCGCTGGGACCAAATAGCGTTGTGAAGATCGAAATGGCACGCAGGTGCCACCCTTGTCCCCTGAGCCGCTGA